From a single Deltaproteobacteria bacterium genomic region:
- a CDS encoding MBL fold metallo-hydrolase: MKIQFCGAARTVTGSCHLVTLDDGYKILLDCGLYQGRDEEFADFNGKWIFNPADIDCVILSHAHIDHCGRIPKLTKDGYSGEIICTSATRDLSAVMLIDSAKLQERDAWYINKKRKRSGKFRKAEPLYTVQDVYKALESFVGISYNVWHELGKGVAVQLRDSGHIFGSASVTLKISRNGQPPVFLGFSGDIGRPARPILKDPVPMENLDYLICESTYGGERHKQLPEDEEDLLRIIYETCIKNKGKLLIPAFSLGRTQEIVYILDKLEHDGRLPEIPVFVDSPMAVNATEVFRMHPECFDSEIIEYMIDDPNPFGFNNLKYIRRTEDSKRLNYLEGPAVIISASGMMTGGRILHHLNNNIEDGRNTVLIVGFCAPHTLGARIREGQKRIKIFGVEKDVNAKVVVMDSFSAHGDQPEMLSYLSGLDRKKLKNVSLVHGEYGRQQFFRSALEEQGFGNIDIPELGQVFEFNPAE; the protein is encoded by the coding sequence ATGAAAATACAGTTCTGCGGAGCCGCGAGAACGGTTACCGGAAGCTGCCATCTCGTTACGCTTGACGACGGGTATAAGATACTTCTTGACTGCGGGCTTTACCAGGGAAGGGACGAGGAATTCGCGGATTTTAACGGGAAATGGATTTTTAACCCCGCGGATATTGACTGCGTCATCTTATCCCACGCCCACATAGACCACTGCGGTCGTATTCCCAAGCTCACCAAAGACGGCTATTCCGGCGAAATCATATGCACGAGCGCCACGAGAGACCTTTCAGCCGTTATGCTCATCGACAGCGCGAAGCTTCAGGAGAGGGACGCGTGGTACATAAATAAAAAGAGAAAAAGGTCCGGCAAGTTCCGAAAAGCCGAACCGCTCTATACGGTGCAGGACGTCTACAAGGCATTAGAAAGCTTTGTCGGCATCAGCTACAACGTCTGGCACGAGCTGGGAAAAGGCGTGGCCGTTCAGTTGAGAGACAGCGGCCATATATTCGGAAGCGCGAGCGTCACGCTCAAGATCAGCCGGAACGGCCAGCCCCCTGTTTTTCTAGGATTCAGCGGTGACATCGGGAGGCCCGCCAGGCCTATACTGAAAGACCCGGTCCCCATGGAGAACCTCGACTACCTTATTTGCGAGTCCACCTACGGAGGGGAGAGGCATAAACAGCTGCCCGAGGACGAGGAGGACCTCCTTCGGATAATTTATGAAACGTGTATTAAAAATAAAGGTAAGCTCCTGATTCCGGCGTTTAGTCTGGGAAGGACGCAGGAAATTGTATATATACTGGATAAGCTTGAGCACGATGGACGTCTGCCTGAAATTCCCGTTTTCGTTGACAGCCCTATGGCGGTGAATGCGACAGAGGTCTTCAGGATGCATCCCGAGTGCTTCGATTCCGAGATAATTGAATACATGATAGATGACCCGAACCCGTTCGGATTCAATAATCTCAAATATATCCGCAGGACCGAGGATTCAAAGCGCCTCAATTATCTGGAGGGTCCGGCCGTGATAATAAGCGCATCCGGTATGATGACGGGTGGAAGGATACTGCATCACCTGAACAACAATATAGAGGATGGCAGGAACACGGTTCTGATTGTCGGGTTCTGCGCCCCGCACACACTTGGGGCAAGGATTCGTGAGGGACAGAAGAGGATTAAAATATTCGGCGTTGAAAAAGACGTAAACGCGAAAGTTGTCGTGATGGATTCGTTCAGCGCGCACGGTGATCAGCCTGAAATGCTCTCATACCTTTCAGGTCTGGACAGGAAAAAATTGAAAAACGTGTCTCTCGTGCACGGAGAGTACGGACGACAGCAATTCTTCAGGTCGGCTCTTGAAGAACAGGGCTTCGGCAATATAGATATCCCGGAGCTCGGTCAGGTATTTGAGTTTAATCCGGCGGAATAG
- a CDS encoding penicillin-insensitive murein endopeptidase: MPAIKESAIKTYIPKITHTSVFLMALLLLAGAGQSDALDASVTESIGSYTAGCIRNSTAIPRDGEGFQVIRPGRGRFYAHPDTVNYIKSLASKVDEQLNGILLIGDVAQRTGGPMFDEHSSHQTGLDADILLWQHPIALNRSLTFVEREHIHPQSVLTDDERRIDEFKWNDNMGEILKLAASDNRVDRIFVNPLIKKKLCRSYEGEKWLAKIRPWYGHDGHFHVRLRCPPGNHLCVPQKPLNIYEDGCGSELDSWFTADGSVKSRKASGKSIPPRLPDECIPIVNGLY; the protein is encoded by the coding sequence ATGCCGGCAATTAAGGAGTCAGCGATTAAAACTTATATCCCTAAAATAACCCATACCTCGGTTTTCCTGATGGCTCTTCTCCTGCTTGCCGGAGCGGGCCAATCTGACGCCCTCGATGCTTCCGTTACCGAGTCCATAGGCTCATACACTGCCGGATGCATAAGAAATTCCACGGCAATCCCCCGGGACGGGGAGGGTTTTCAGGTAATCAGGCCCGGAAGGGGAAGGTTTTACGCCCATCCGGACACAGTCAACTACATCAAATCCCTCGCCTCGAAGGTAGATGAACAGCTAAACGGTATACTCCTTATAGGCGACGTAGCGCAGAGGACCGGGGGGCCGATGTTTGACGAGCACAGCAGCCATCAAACCGGACTCGACGCGGATATTCTTCTCTGGCAGCATCCGATAGCGTTAAACAGGTCTCTCACATTTGTCGAACGGGAGCATATCCACCCGCAGTCCGTTTTAACCGATGACGAAAGACGGATAGACGAATTTAAATGGAACGACAACATGGGGGAAATACTGAAGCTCGCGGCCTCGGATAACAGGGTTGACCGTATTTTCGTGAATCCGTTGATAAAGAAGAAACTTTGCAGATCCTACGAGGGTGAAAAATGGCTCGCCAAAATACGGCCCTGGTACGGACACGACGGGCATTTTCACGTCCGTCTCAGGTGTCCGCCCGGGAATCATCTCTGCGTGCCGCAGAAACCCCTGAACATTTACGAAGACGGCTGCGGAAGCGAGCTTGATTCCTGGTTTACAGCCGACGGAAGCGTTAAAAGCAGGAAGGCATCGGGAAAAAGCATCCCGCCGAGACTTCCCGATGAGTGCATACCGATAGTAAACGGTCTATATTGA
- a CDS encoding metalloregulator ArsR/SmtB family transcription factor has product METERSLLKRNAHKISTIELTIRMVVAIINHMVVNKTIDLDDIFHALANSTRRNILAHLVEKDMTVNELAERYDMTLQGVSKHIRVLVKSGLVSQSKRGRTKKCRVNYRQLDRVSELILKYRKFWEARLDSLEEYFENPKEEN; this is encoded by the coding sequence TTGGAAACTGAGCGGAGCCTGCTGAAAAGAAATGCGCATAAAATATCAACTATAGAGTTGACAATAAGAATGGTTGTTGCTATAATCAACCATATGGTTGTTAATAAAACGATTGATCTGGATGATATTTTTCACGCCCTCGCCAATTCGACAAGACGCAATATTCTCGCCCATCTTGTCGAAAAGGACATGACCGTGAACGAGCTTGCCGAAAGGTACGATATGACGCTCCAGGGAGTATCCAAGCATATCCGTGTGCTGGTTAAGTCGGGACTGGTATCACAATCGAAGCGGGGCAGGACAAAAAAGTGCCGTGTGAACTACCGTCAGTTAGACAGGGTATCGGAGTTGATTCTGAAATACAGGAAGTTTTGGGAGGCAAGGCTCGATTCTTTAGAGGAATATTTCGAAAATCCGAAAGAGGAGAACTGA
- a CDS encoding SRPBCC domain-containing protein, with protein MGETTLIVKKLIRAAPERVFEAFTKPEIMTKWFYAGDDWAVEVSNTLEVGGKYTLSMHTTDGNVYEHTGEYKEILPSEKLVFTWSSDFVQDTVVTVHFRKVVEGTEITLEHDFLPEGEMKENHRKGWTECLGNLDKLFA; from the coding sequence ATGGGTGAAACCACGCTTATCGTAAAGAAGCTGATAAGAGCTGCCCCTGAGAGGGTATTCGAGGCTTTCACGAAGCCGGAGATTATGACTAAATGGTTTTATGCTGGTGATGATTGGGCCGTCGAAGTGAGTAATACGCTCGAAGTCGGGGGTAAATATACACTCAGCATGCACACCACCGACGGGAATGTTTATGAGCACACGGGCGAGTACAAAGAGATTCTCCCTTCAGAAAAGCTGGTGTTTACCTGGAGCTCGGACTTTGTGCAGGACACTGTCGTTACGGTTCATTTCCGTAAGGTCGTTGAGGGCACCGAAATAACACTCGAGCATGATTTCCTGCCCGAGGGCGAAATGAAGGAAAATCACAGAAAGGGCTGGACGGAGTGTCTCGGAAATCTCGATAAATTATTTGCGTGA